The following are from one region of the Littorina saxatilis isolate snail1 linkage group LG2, US_GU_Lsax_2.0, whole genome shotgun sequence genome:
- the LOC138956519 gene encoding A disintegrin and metalloproteinase with thrombospondin motifs adt-1-like, producing the protein MNPAQCFTLLVFGVLVSLTDGAPIDSSVQNSIETRIIVDRLAFSNWKADLTSATDTDAKRNADTEAQMTDYIRSVFAGANAIFKQLDTYGINLDTRIVGIEFITDETISTEVYDGNRVSSDKVLKTFQLWLEGKNYPLTDHTVLLTGWDLSDGLQSGVNGVALLGKMCHSTESLSAVEVSPNGNSVLTLVHELGHSLGAKHDGDHNTCGSDSMKIMDAVRSQNSPLNFKFSSCSRTYFRNFLQTLHDSVTGSCLSAANTVTPVLNAPQIGERYDPDTVCRMTAGDHSYLGRTFYGPQGSLDYSAVCTAIWCLSDAPNYISVVGTDGFPCGSGKTCSLGLCMDSATASTSVSDTCTFGNAPSYAKVYEGKSCEELITATDQHLCYQSFIRKDCCASCEAAKTGIASCEYGDQASWCSTLSANACSYNKEVCCGTCQDQQSATTAAPAPATTAAPAPATGTSSDTTGCEYGDRASWCSTISGNGCHYNGETCCESCKKYKTSIPNCKYGDRSSFCPIFIAEDRGRCVTYSHICCVTCANPQSATTAAPAPATGTSSDPTSCEYGDQASWCSTISASNCYYNEERCCESCKKHKTSIPNCKFGDRNPTCATLVAANRAICFGNEEACCASCT; encoded by the exons ATGGGGCACCAATAGATAGTTCTGTGCAAAACAGCATCGAAACCCGGATTATTGTGGACAGGCTTGCCTTCAGCAA CTGGAAGGCTGATCTGACATCGGCCACCGACACCGACGCCAAAAGAAATGCTGACACTGAAGCACAAATGACAGACTACATTCGTTCAGTTTTTGCTGGG GCAAACGCCATTTTCAAACAACTGGACACCTATGGAATAAATCTGGACACAAGAATCGTCGGAATTGAATTCAttacg GACGAGACAATTTCTACAGAGGTGTATGACGGGAACAGAGTGAGCTCAGACAAAGTTCTCAAAACGTTCCAACTCTGGTTGGAAGGGAAGAATTATCCCCTTACAGACCACACTGTTTTACTGACAGG GTGGGATCTCTCTGATGGATTACAGAGTGGCGTTAATG GTGTGGCTTTGCTGGGAAAGATGTGCCACTCCACAGAATCTCTGTCAGCAGTGGAAGTAAGTCCCAACGGTAACAGTGTTCTCACCCTGGTTCACGAACTCGGACACAG CCTTGGTGCCAAACACGATGGTGACCATAACACGTGTGGTTCCGACTCCATGAAAATAATGGATGCGGTGCGATCGCAGAACTCTCCACTCAACTTTAAGTTCTCGAGCTGTTCCAGAACCTACTTCAGAAACTTCCTGCAAACTCTGCATGA TAGCGTAACCGGTAGCTGTCTCTCTGCGGCCAACACGGTGACGCCAGTACTGAACGCCCCACAGATCGGAGAGCGTTACGATCCCGATACCGTCTGCAGGATGACAGCCGGTGACCACTCCTACTTAGGAAGA ACATTCTACGGACCGCAAGGATCCCTGGACTACAGTGCCGTGTGCACTGCCATCTGGTGCCTGAGTGACGCCCCTAACTACATCAGCGTGGTGGGAACTGACGGCTTCCCCTGTGGAAGTGGCAAG ACGTGTTCTCTTGGATTGTGCATGGACTCAGCAACTGCGTCAACGAGTGTGTCGG ACACATGCACCTTTGGAAATGCCCCGTCTTACGCCAAAGTCTACGAGGGAAAGAGCTGCGAGGAGCTGATAACAGCCACAGACCAGCATCTCTGTTACCAAAGCTTTATACGCAAAGACTGCTGCGCCAGCTGCGAAGCCGCTAAAACGGGCATTGCAA GTTGTGAGTATGGCGATCAAGCTTCTTGGTGTTCTACATTATCCGCCAATGCCTGTTCCTATAATAAAGAAGTCTGCTGCGGAACCTGCCAGGATCAACAATCTGCGACAACCGCGGCGCCAGCACCTGCAACAACCGCGGCGCCAGCACCTGCAACCGGAACCAGCTCTGACACAACAG GTTGTGAGTATGGCGATCGAGCTTCTTGGTGTTCTACAATATCCGGCAATGGCTGTCACTACAATGGAGAAACCTGCTGCGAATCCTGCAAGAAATACAaaacatccattccca ACTGCAAGTACGGTGACAGGAGCAGCTTCTGCCCGATCTTCATCGCAGAGGACAGGGGTCGATGTGTAACCTACAGTCACATCTGCTGTGTAACCTGCGCGAATCCACAATCTGCGACAACCGCGGCGCCAGCACCTGCAACAGGAACCAGCTCTGACCCGACAA GTTGTGAGTATGGCGATCAAGCTTCTTGGTGTTCTACAATATCCGCCTCTAATTGTTACTACAATGAAGAACGTTGCTGCGAATCCTGCAAGAAACACAaaacatccattccca